One stretch of Pandoraea oxalativorans DNA includes these proteins:
- a CDS encoding cytochrome b/b6 domain-containing protein yields MKPIRIWDLPTRLFHWSFVVLAVAAYVTAKTGGNAMIYHFWCGYAVLALLIFRVIWGVAGPRYARFSAFMTGPRTFLRSLRSTSDASDMQARFAGHTPLGGLSVVAMLLFFGIQVALGLFSNDDIFNDGPLVKFIDKDTSDMLTGWHLRNQWVLVALVALHVLAIAVYRIARKKDLVRPMILGDKTLPGPVRPARDDWRVRVGALVLIVLASALVYRIVHLTPAVAALPSY; encoded by the coding sequence ATGAAGCCGATCCGCATCTGGGACTTGCCGACGCGACTGTTCCACTGGTCGTTCGTGGTGCTGGCCGTCGCCGCCTACGTCACCGCCAAGACAGGTGGCAACGCGATGATCTATCACTTTTGGTGCGGCTATGCCGTGCTCGCGTTGCTGATCTTCCGTGTGATCTGGGGCGTCGCCGGTCCGCGATACGCACGTTTCTCGGCGTTCATGACCGGGCCGCGCACGTTCCTCCGTTCGCTGCGCAGCACGTCGGACGCATCGGACATGCAGGCGCGCTTCGCCGGACACACGCCGCTGGGCGGCCTGTCGGTCGTCGCCATGCTGCTGTTTTTCGGCATTCAGGTCGCGCTGGGGCTGTTCTCGAACGACGACATCTTCAACGACGGGCCGCTCGTCAAGTTCATCGACAAGGATACGAGCGACATGCTCACCGGCTGGCATCTGCGCAATCAGTGGGTGCTTGTCGCGCTGGTGGCGTTGCATGTGCTTGCCATTGCGGTTTACCGCATCGCGCGCAAGAAGGATCTGGTCCGGCCGATGATTCTCGGCGACAAGACGCTGCCCGGCCCGGTGCGTCCGGCACGTGACGACTGGCGTGTGCGCGTGGGCGCGCTGGTGTTGATCGTGCTGGCGTCGGCGCTCGTGTACCGCATCGTGCATCTCACACCGGCGGTGGCGGCGTTGCCGTCATATTGA
- a CDS encoding LTA synthase family protein: MTATSADIPAAALASPADPRLPCLLRLSAVVMFATWLGNLLIRGFGVMALTPDAQYAVVTTSAHEWMLWLWYGARYDVLLSSWGMLAWLLPLAIGRAMFASTPAMRAAFVAGVALWFVAVNALGLAEHFYLRYFGVPFGPQLFSIFDDDVGIAMDAAAHLLPVGTALLCALGLALVQTWCALRLTLVPQRRATWRDAIVQIAVITTLWVAACGKPATRLTAQEGVSVARRALLDDLLVNTPVRLYLAFRQSRETPGQADSPNRALKSYGFDNVAALASALRIDGPDDDGDEGKESAETREHDPTAALEHAAWHRTPPNAMLAAHPPHVVFGLMEGWGGYGLSLDADGFPIAGAMRRHLDAGWWFRHAVAARADTISTLEHLLINSGSRSLMLTDDARPVSFTSAAARPFQQKGYRTVFVYGGARTWRHIGRVMRQQGFDDVITQADIVARYPQADTGTYGVYDGYLWRYVHDMLEEADARGQPLFVFALTMSNHWPFNVPDDAASGPFDLTKGWRASPANAAQRDERQRGVRAYRYAMDALGDFIDRLKYAPMSSRTILVATGDHRAPQWRDLDNASLSPFERYHVPIYFRVPPAYQPMEPPRLDDFVGHRDIFPTLYHLALSDAPYVAFGEPLFGVAPEARRYAVAQQRYLFSTAGARDLRSGVSYTPLEGGDADMLGKQAAHANASLALSEWFGERQRLTRPACAASDE; this comes from the coding sequence ATGACTGCCACGTCTGCCGACATCCCGGCGGCGGCGCTCGCCTCGCCCGCCGATCCACGACTCCCTTGCTTGCTGCGTCTAAGCGCGGTCGTCATGTTCGCGACGTGGCTGGGCAACCTGCTGATCCGCGGCTTCGGCGTCATGGCGCTCACGCCCGACGCGCAGTACGCCGTCGTCACCACCAGTGCGCATGAATGGATGCTCTGGCTCTGGTACGGCGCTCGCTACGACGTCCTGCTGAGCAGTTGGGGAATGTTGGCGTGGCTACTGCCGCTCGCGATCGGGCGGGCGATGTTCGCGTCGACGCCTGCCATGCGGGCGGCTTTCGTCGCAGGCGTGGCGCTCTGGTTTGTCGCCGTGAACGCGTTGGGACTCGCCGAACACTTCTACCTGCGCTACTTCGGGGTGCCGTTCGGCCCTCAACTCTTCAGCATTTTCGACGACGACGTCGGCATCGCCATGGACGCCGCCGCCCATCTCCTTCCGGTGGGCACGGCGTTGCTGTGCGCGTTGGGGCTCGCGCTCGTTCAGACGTGGTGCGCGCTGCGCCTGACGCTAGTCCCGCAGCGACGGGCAACGTGGCGCGACGCCATCGTACAGATCGCGGTGATCACGACGCTTTGGGTGGCCGCCTGTGGCAAGCCTGCGACGCGACTGACGGCGCAGGAGGGTGTGAGCGTGGCGCGGCGTGCGCTCCTCGACGACCTGCTCGTCAACACGCCGGTGCGGCTTTACCTCGCATTCCGGCAAAGCCGTGAGACGCCGGGGCAGGCAGACAGTCCGAATCGCGCGCTGAAGTCGTACGGCTTCGACAATGTCGCTGCGCTTGCCAGCGCTTTGCGTATTGACGGCCCGGACGACGACGGTGACGAGGGCAAGGAAAGCGCAGAGACGCGTGAGCACGACCCGACAGCGGCGCTTGAGCACGCGGCGTGGCATCGCACGCCGCCCAACGCCATGCTGGCGGCGCATCCGCCGCATGTCGTCTTCGGCCTCATGGAAGGGTGGGGCGGTTACGGACTGTCGCTCGACGCCGACGGGTTTCCCATCGCGGGCGCGATGCGCCGACACCTGGATGCCGGATGGTGGTTCCGGCATGCCGTCGCGGCGCGCGCGGATACGATCTCCACGCTCGAACACCTGCTGATCAATAGCGGTAGCCGATCATTGATGCTGACGGACGACGCGCGGCCGGTCTCCTTCACGTCGGCCGCCGCCAGGCCGTTCCAGCAAAAGGGTTATCGAACGGTTTTCGTCTACGGCGGCGCACGCACATGGCGGCACATCGGCCGTGTCATGCGTCAGCAAGGGTTTGACGACGTGATCACGCAGGCCGACATCGTGGCGCGCTATCCGCAAGCCGACACGGGCACCTACGGCGTGTACGACGGCTATCTCTGGCGCTATGTGCACGACATGCTGGAGGAAGCCGACGCGCGCGGACAACCCTTGTTCGTCTTCGCGCTGACGATGAGCAACCACTGGCCGTTCAACGTGCCCGACGATGCGGCGAGCGGCCCGTTCGACCTGACGAAGGGATGGCGCGCCTCACCCGCTAACGCAGCGCAGCGGGACGAACGTCAGCGCGGCGTGCGCGCCTATCGCTACGCGATGGATGCGCTTGGCGACTTCATCGACCGTCTCAAATATGCGCCGATGAGTTCGCGCACGATTCTGGTGGCGACGGGCGATCATCGTGCGCCGCAATGGCGCGATCTCGATAACGCCTCGCTCTCGCCGTTCGAGCGCTATCACGTGCCGATCTATTTCCGCGTGCCGCCTGCGTATCAGCCGATGGAGCCGCCGCGGCTGGACGACTTCGTCGGCCATCGCGACATCTTCCCCACGCTCTATCACCTGGCCCTGTCGGACGCGCCTTACGTGGCGTTCGGTGAACCGCTGTTCGGCGTGGCGCCTGAAGCACGCCGGTATGCGGTGGCGCAACAGCGCTATTTGTTCTCGACGGCAGGGGCACGGGATCTACGCAGCGGCGTGAGCTATACCCCCCTGGAAGGTGGCGACGCCGATATGCTCGGGAAGCAAGCCGCGCACGCCAATGCGTCGCTCGCGCTGTCGGAATGGTTTGGGGAGAGGCAACGACTGACGAGGCCTGCGTGCGCCGCGTCAGATGAATAG